The DNA window TGCGCGCGCGATCCGTATTGGTCATCGCGACAAGGATGTTGCGCTCGTCGCATTCGACGGCATTCCCGAATTTATCGACATGCTGAAGAAAGGCCAACTGCTGGCCTCCGGCATGCAGCAGCCGTTCCTGATGGGACAGGAGGCGGCGAATGCGTTATACGACTCGTCGCTGAGTCAGAAGAACCTGTCGATCCCGGTTCTTCTCGTCACACCCGCGAATGTCGACAGTCAGATGAGCGTGATCAACAAGACCGTCATGCCCAGAAACGGAAACTGATCGTCTGATTTTCAGATTCGGGCGCGTTCGCAGCGCTCCGACACCTGTTTTGGAGAGTCGAGTAATGGATATCGCAACTGCGCGGTCTTATCTTCCTGCAGACCTGGAGAGCGCGCTGCTGGTCGGGCGTGTGTGGCGTAAAACGACTTCGTTCGAGGGGCCGTGCGTCGTCGTGGTGCGCAACGGGAAGATGATCGATATCACGGGCATTGCACCTACTACGGCGGATCTTTTTGATCGCGCCGATCTGTTGCATGTCGCGCGTGCAGGTGAGGGCGAGGACGTTGGCGATGTAGTGGAAATCATGGCGCAGCAGTTTTCGCCGCAGACGCCTCAGGTGAAACTACTCGCACCGTGCGATGTTCAGGCCATCAAGGCGTGCGGTGTCACCTTTGCGGTCAGCCTGATCGAACGGGTGATCGAGGAGCAGGCAGGCGGCGATGCGAGCCGTGCAAACGAAGTACGCGCGACGATCCAGCAGACCATCGGCTCGGACCTTTCGCAGATCGTGCCCGGCTCCGACGCTGCAATGCGTCTGAAAGCCGAACTGACTGAACGCGGTCTCTGGTCGCAATATCTGGAGGTCGGCATTGGCCCCGATGCCGAAGTGTTTACCAAGGCGCAGCCCATGTCCCCCGTTGCATCGGGCGACGAAGTGGGTTTGCTGCCCGCGTCCAGCTGGAATAATCCGGAGCCCGAAGTGGTTCTCGCGGTGAATGCGCGTGGCGAAACGGTGGGCGCAACGCTCGGCAACGACGTGAATCTGCGCGACATCGAGGGCCGCTCTGCGCTGCTGCTCGGTAAATGCAAGGATAACAATGCGTCATGCGCGATCGGCCCGTTCGTTCGACTGTTCGACGAGAGCTTCACAATCGACACGGTGCGCTCGGCGTCGGTGAGTCTGCATATCGAAGGGACAGACGGCTTCGAACTGCAAGGTGTCAGCCATATGAAGGCGATCAGCCGCGACCCACTCGATCTCGTCAGCCAGACGTACGGCGCGCATCATCAGTACCCGGATGGGTTCATGCTGTTTCTCGGCACGATGTTCTCCCCGGTTAAAGACCGGCATGGCGCGGGTGCCGGGTTCACTCACGAACTCGGCGATACGGTGACCATCTCGACCGGTACGTTAGGCGCGTTGGTCAATCGCGTCGGGTTGTGCACGGAAGTGCCGCCCTGGGTGTTCGGCACGCGCGCGTTGTTCAGGAATCTTGCGGCGCGCGGGAAGCACGTATAACCGTCTCGTTGCAGAGGATGAGCGGAGTGGCTTGCGATCCGGCTGTGCGCGAGCCTCGCGTATGTCGCTGAGCATGCGGATTTGCCGGATCGCGGATCTGAGTCACCCGTGCCTCACGGGCTGGCCAGTCAGATCAAAGCGACACGATCTGACGTAACAGTTCCAACGCCTTCATTTCGTCCAGCCGGCCGGTTCGTGCTTTGCCTGCGAGGGTCTTGATCAGCGCCTCTGCGATAGGCTCGATGCCGACGAGATCGTAGAGGCTCGTGACAGTAGCAGAGCGACTGGGCTCCGCGACGGCCGCGGTAAAGGGAACCGGCGCAGGCTGCAGGTGAGAAACGGGCAGCGAGGCATCGTTGTCGGCAGCTTGCTTGACCGCAGGAGTGGGCGCAGACGTCGATGCTGTATCCAGTGCCTCTACTGCGTCCTTCGTCACAACGGCGCTGGTGCTTTGCTCTACCGCGGACGGTTGAACATGTCGACTGCTCGCGGCTTTCACTTTCTTACTCGCGGACTTTCTTGCCACTGCTGTTTCCGGCGTGGTCGCGACTGATCGCGGCTGCTGATCGGGTGCCGGTCGACCCGATTGCGGATCGAGCAATGCCGACACCGATTCGGGAATGTCCGTTACCTCGCGCGGGATATCCAGCCAGGCTGACGGCAGTCCGAGGCGTTCTGTGAAACGGTGCGCTTCGGCGTCGTCCATACGCTTCTGGCCGTACAGACGGTTGTCGAGATTGGAGGCGCTGATATCCACTACCGCAGCCAGGCGCACCTTCGATCCCTTACGCGATGTAAGTACGTGCAGGTTGGCGCGACGGATGTTCTGCACGGCCGCCTCGTCGTTCAACGGCAGGGATTGTTGGGCCCCGCGTTTGATGGGTGCTTTGGCTTTCGCTGATGCTGCTTTCGCGGAAGGCGCAGCGGCTGACTTTGCCTGTGCAGGACTGTTCCTCACGACGGACTTTGGCGAGCCGCTGTCAATTTTCTTTGGCATTTCTGATTCCCGGTGCAAACGGTCATTGGACGTATGGGTGTTCGTCAGCGTTGACGGTCTCTGCTCGTCCGTCAATTCGGGTTCGATGTTGGCGTGGATAAAGTCAAGCGGCGCCTTCAGACGAGTGATTGTCGCGGACGGGAGGGCCGGGTTGGGCTGATCGAAAAACCCTTCGGGCAGTCCGAGCGTCGTTTCAATGTGGAAGGCCGTCTCAGGTGTGAATCTCTCGCCGTTGATCAATTCCGCCACGCGCGAGAGGTTGGAATCGAGTCCTAATGCGATGTTCTCGGCGCCTACTGCATCAACCAGCCATTTGAATGAACGTGTTTTGAAAATGGATGCGGTCTGGCCCGCATCTCGTGCGGGTGGCGATTTTGCGTACGGCTTGTTCTGTCGATGGGATGTCTGTTTTGGGGCCGGCCGCGATTGGTGCAGGCCCTTGTCCCGAGATCCCGGATATCGCCCGCGTGGCTGGCTCATAAATTGGGGTTCTCCGCTGGTGAATTCACTATCAATGCGGGGATTATAAGCGAGGGGGTAGGGAGGCAACGGTCTGAAGGATTGATGGTCGTGAACGGCTTCTGAGTGACGTTCGGACGGCGGACTCTGCTGAAGTTCAGGTGAAGACGGATGGGCGGAGAGGCCTCTGATCAGCCAGGGGCTGCAGCTCGATAAAACAATGTAAGCGGTCGTTCGAGAGTGCTAAACGGAATAGGAGAAATTCAGGTGGCAATCAAGGTGATCGCCGCGAGTCGAGCCGGCGCGGGAGGTGACCCTTGCTCGCCAGACAAGGCCCCAATGAAAGGACGGTCGAGGTCGTTGCTTCGAATGTCTGCGAGACCCTTCCAGCCCCCTAGCGTCGCCGTAAAACCCGTAAAATGGATTGCTGATGTGCCCGCCTGCCAGCCAATGCCCACGGGCCGCGCGATGTGCGCGCGCAGCGTTTGCGAGACCCCGAATCCCTGACCAGAGTTAGGAGTTTGTGTGCGCCACTCTTTTTGTTCTGTTCTTACCGTTCTTGTCGCCGCAGCGACGCAGGTTGTTACTCCGGTTGCATCGCTTGCCTGCACGAGGGTTGTCTATCTTGGTGCCGACAACGACGTCATCACCGCCCGATCGATGGACTGGAAGCTCGACATTTCCACCAACCTTTACATCCTCCCCCGTGGTATCGCTCGCAACGGAGAGGCCGGTCCGAACTCCCTGAAATGGACCGCAAAATATGGAAGCGTCGTCGCCACCGGCTACGACGTCTCTACCACCGACGGCGTGAATGAAAAGGGTCTTGCAGCCGAACTGCTGTGGCTCGTCGAATCGCAATACCCGGCGTTCAACAAGGACTCCCGACCCGGACTCACCATCGCGGCGTGGGCGCAGTACGTGCTCGACAACTTCGCGACCGTTTCGGAAGCGGTAGCCGCGCTGGAGAAGGAGCCGTTCACCATCGTCACGGACAACGTCCCCGGTGAAGAACGCCTCGCCACGCTGCATCTGTCGATGTCGGATGCGACGGGCGACAGCGCAATTGTCGAGTACGTGGGGGGCAGGCAGGTCATTCACCACGGGCGGCAGTATCAGGTTATGACTAACTCGCCGACCTTCGACGAGCAACTCGCACTCAACGCGTACTGGAAACAGATTGGCGGCACCGTATGGTTGCCCGGCACGAATCGATCGGCCGACCGCTTCGCGCGTGCGTCGTTCTATATCAGCGCAATTCCGAAGAGCGAAGACCCCGTTGTTGCACTTGCCAGTGTTTTCAGCGTAATCCGCAACGTGTCCGTGCCGTACGGCATTACCACGCCGGACGAGCCTAACATTTCGTCTACCCGTTGGCGTACCGTTGTTGATCATAAGCGCATGCTCTACTTCTTCGAATCGGCGCTGACGCCCAACACATTCTGGGTGGACCTCAAGAAGGTCGACTTCGCTCCCGGCGCGCCGGTCAAACGTCTCGACCTCGGTAAGGATCAGAGAAACACTTTCAACGGTGAAGTCTCCAGATATTTTCAACCTGCGCCTCCGTTTCCTTTCCTTGGTCTTGGTGGTAAGCCTGGTTGATGTATGGCGGGATGTCCGTGCTGCGCCGCGGAGGGTCGTCGGCGCGGTCAGCCGATCATTTCGCGGAAGCCGTTTGGCCCCAGCCTCGAAGCCCCAAGATGACATAACATCGACACCCTTCAGAACGTTGCAAAGAGTGAGAGCGACAATGCGCCTGCAGAACCAGCCAGCCTACATCATCAGAATGCGCGCCAAGCCCGGAAGCGGGGATAAGCTGTTCGAACTTGCTACCGCCGGCATGGCGAAGTCAGGTGCATCCAATCGTTTTATCATTCTGCGTGAGGATGACGACCCTGATGTGCTTTGGAACATCGAGGTATTCACATCTGAAGAGGCAAAGGATCACTATGAGAATAGCCCGCTAGCTGACGAACTCCGGGACGAGATTCTGGAACTTCTGGCTGAGCCGCCGATGCGTATCGCGGCCCACCCTTATTCGGCTGCACCGGAATGAAACGCCGTTGCGTGTGACCAAATGGCGGCGATCCTGACGGACTTGGCCCGATAACCCTAACTTTGCCGACGCCCTGATCGTCGGCGCCGTTGCCTGGATCGCATCGCATTCTGCCGCTGTACCGACAGTTCATCACGTTCGAGCGCGTTCCGGGATCAGTTCAACTTTGCGAGTGTCCGACAAGATTTGAACGTCTGGTTTTTTGCTGTCAGTGGCCGTTAGATTTGGGTCATCTGAGCCGTGCGTAAGTTGATGGGGGGCGGAATGACGAACCAGTCAGCATGGGACCGTGTGCGGCCACTAACCGACGCTCGACACATGGAGCGGGATCGTCGACAATCGGGTCGCTAACAGTCTTTTGATAGACGTGATGGTTAATGCGCCGAAAAAGATCGACACCGAGACGAACTCTCCCCCAATTGATCCGCCGGGCCGCATGAGCATGGCGCCCCGAGCGCACCGTCGAAGTCATTGCAAACTATCTGGCATGACTCATGAAACAGCGTGCACGGACGAAGCTAGTTCAAAGGCGACAAGCACAGTGGCGTGCGGTCCGCAAACTCGCAACTGCAACGAAAGGGTATGCCGAAGACGGTCATAGAGCACGGCTTGTCGCGATCTACTTTCAGCACAAGAAGTTGTTCGATCGACTGGCACGCGCGTGACCAGATATAAGCTGCACATACGTCGGCTTCTGACTTGCGACTCGTCAACGCATTGCCGGTACGCCCAACGCTGATGCCTGAGGAGTTCGATTTCGCATTGGGTTAGGACGAAACGAACGCGGCTTATGTCGATGCTTTCCGCCCTGGCAGACGCTCGGCAAACAACGCTGAAGCGATGTCGATGATCTCCTGATAGTAATGTTTGATTTGCCGTGGAGCGTGGTGATCCCACGCATCTGGATGAAATGTCCGAAAGCACTCGATGCCATTCGACCGGAAGTGCCAAAGAGCCTTTGGCTCAACCTTTACACGCTGACGATCCGGAAGCACAGCTTTCAAGGCACGATCATAACCGTGACCGCAACCGAAGATGATCAGGTCTGGTTTCAGTAGTTCAATTTCAAATTTGACGGTCGCGACCGAAAAATTGAACAAATGTGCCGAATGCGCGATCGACGTCCGTGAGTAGCCGCGCTTTGGCCGTTGCCAGTCCATCTTCATCAGATTGTTCCAGCAAACAGCTGTCCGATCGCCGCCAGTGAACACATCGGCAAACCGTTTCCACTGCCGCAGGAACTCGCTATTACCAGTGCCACGGAGGTGTTGCTCCTCATAACGAGCTTTCGCGACATCAATGCGGTCCCGGCGCTCGTAAAATTTTTCCAGCTTGTCAAACCAACCGTTGGTTTCTTTGCCGATGAACATCACGCGGACGGGCGCGTCGAGGTAAGTTTGAGACACGCTAAGTAGAAACGGCGCCGACAGTTCGCGAAAATACGGAACGAAGCCTGGCTCAACTGCGGTGAGCGCTTCGGCATAGTAAGAATCCAATACGGCTTGAACGTTGTGTTTGAGCATGGTGTCACCAAATCTATGCCTCGAAGGAGGAGGCCGCCCATCCATGAGCTAGTTGGATGGCGATTTTGGCATGAATGGACTGGATGATCGCATGCGCGAGTGTCCGCTTTAGCTTGCCGCGACGGTCTCTTCAGGGTCGCCAAGACTCGTTCGCCGTTCTCAGAAGCCGACGTTGGCCTGCATCGAATCACGAATGACAGCAAAGCGGTGCATTGCAGCCCCGCAGCGGATAAACGGCGAGCGTCAGCTAAGTTCGATACCTGCCGCCCAAGTTGACGGGGCGAGCGGCGGTTGTACTCCGGACGCGGTCATGGCTGTGTGACGAGCTTGAACGGCAGTTCGTAGTCGTGCGCAATTCGCTTCTACAACTCGAGAGCGCGGTTACTCCGGGTCAGTCGGTTACGTACGTACGCAACTGCCGCCGCTGGCAACCCAGATCCCTCAATGGCAAGCCGAGCACGAGGTCAAGGCACGGTAAGCGTCGGATGACGGCTTATGAGTGTGCACCCGCACGTCGCATGATGCCCGTGCAGGGCAGTCGGGGCTCCGCCAAGCATGCTGTTCCCGTCCCCTTCCGCTATGGTCTGCGTTCCGTGCTCCTTGCATTCAACCGTGTCACCCTTGCGGGCAACCGGCTTGCCGTCCACGATGTCGACGTTTGAACCGGTTGTGACAGCGCCCCCGTGCGGGGCAAGCGTATCGCCTACGACAATGACCTGACGAGCCATCGGTTTACTCCATGAAAAATACCCGGCTCATGATGCAATGCCGTTTCTGAAACCCACTGGCGGTCATTCGATCAACCGCACGACCCTAAACATTGGACAGAAGACAGTGCGATAACGAAATACGCTAACCACGTACCGCCTGTCGCTACGACAACAATCACGAGTACGCTCACCACGTGCGGTATGCGTTTGCGCAGGAGCCAGCTTGCAGCGATCACACCGATAAACGGGAGGAGAAGAATGACCAGTTTGACGATCATCGGCGCTTTAAACGGTGCGTGTGATCAGGCTGTCTACAAGACGATCTCGCCTATGCCGGGCATGCCGGTTTCCGCGTTCGGGCTGCCCAGATATGTCCATTGCAAGTCGTGGGCGGCGACGTCGATGAACTGCGCCGTGGGCTGCGGAAACGCGTGATCCTTCTCGACGAACGCCTGGCGATCCCACCGGTTATACAGGGTGGCCATCGGATGATCGTCGGCTATACGACCTTCCCATATTCCGGTCTGCGGGCAACGCTGCTGGCCGTTGCACCGGACAGGCGAAGTCTGCTGAGC is part of the Paraburkholderia fungorum genome and encodes:
- a CDS encoding fumarylacetoacetate hydrolase family protein; the protein is MDIATARSYLPADLESALLVGRVWRKTTSFEGPCVVVVRNGKMIDITGIAPTTADLFDRADLLHVARAGEGEDVGDVVEIMAQQFSPQTPQVKLLAPCDVQAIKACGVTFAVSLIERVIEEQAGGDASRANEVRATIQQTIGSDLSQIVPGSDAAMRLKAELTERGLWSQYLEVGIGPDAEVFTKAQPMSPVASGDEVGLLPASSWNNPEPEVVLAVNARGETVGATLGNDVNLRDIEGRSALLLGKCKDNNASCAIGPFVRLFDESFTIDTVRSASVSLHIEGTDGFELQGVSHMKAISRDPLDLVSQTYGAHHQYPDGFMLFLGTMFSPVKDRHGAGAGFTHELGDTVTISTGTLGALVNRVGLCTEVPPWVFGTRALFRNLAARGKHV
- a CDS encoding linear amide C-N hydrolase: MRHSFCSVLTVLVAAATQVVTPVASLACTRVVYLGADNDVITARSMDWKLDISTNLYILPRGIARNGEAGPNSLKWTAKYGSVVATGYDVSTTDGVNEKGLAAELLWLVESQYPAFNKDSRPGLTIAAWAQYVLDNFATVSEAVAALEKEPFTIVTDNVPGEERLATLHLSMSDATGDSAIVEYVGGRQVIHHGRQYQVMTNSPTFDEQLALNAYWKQIGGTVWLPGTNRSADRFARASFYISAIPKSEDPVVALASVFSVIRNVSVPYGITTPDEPNISSTRWRTVVDHKRMLYFFESALTPNTFWVDLKKVDFAPGAPVKRLDLGKDQRNTFNGEVSRYFQPAPPFPFLGLGGKPG
- a CDS encoding putative quinol monooxygenase yields the protein MRLQNQPAYIIRMRAKPGSGDKLFELATAGMAKSGASNRFIILREDDDPDVLWNIEVFTSEEAKDHYENSPLADELRDEILELLAEPPMRIAAHPYSAAPE
- a CDS encoding PAAR domain-containing protein, with the protein product MARQVIVVGDTLAPHGGAVTTGSNVDIVDGKPVARKGDTVECKEHGTQTIAEGDGNSMLGGAPTALHGHHATCGCTLISRHPTLTVP